The stretch of DNA TTGTAAGTTGACTATgcgaaaaaaattaattaattaattcgaagaatttgattttttgcattacagtattgagAACTGATtgaaaaatgtgcttaattgtaaCAAAAATTATGTCCAAAAAATTGAAACAAAAATGGGATTTATAaacgtaaaaaatatatataatctcttatttatttgttttagttttggtTTAAAATGTGACCTTGACATTTTAACAGATTTCttgttattaaaatcaaatcCAATTATAATCAAATGTGTCATGgtctaaatatacaaatataataaatatacttaTTTATAAAGCTAAAGCACAGCTGACTTCAGCTATATTGCAAAATTGCTGACTGTAAATGGTACTTTTACACaatatttactcaaaaaaaaaatcaatcattgaTAGAGATTGTTAATGGTAATTATTGGAACTGGCACTTACTTAGAAAACAAACCTATGTAAATGAAAATTAGGAAATGTAACCATTGACAAGTAGGGGtcgtaaaatatatatatatttacatagtcGCATTACTTTATTTGGTTGGCAAAAATATGGTAATACATGAACGCCAAGTGTCaatgttttattatataaattgcaaatatgaaaatattttggttttaaataataaaatcatttaCTTTTTTATACTAATACTGGCGCATGCAACATAATTGACAAGTTTTTTATGACAATATTGGTCGGTCAGTCAGCTTGACTTTCTGCGGTTAAAAAAAACGTGATAAATCACAAGTTCACCCAAGCACAATTAGtgcacccgaaaatgaaaattgtgtcattaattactcaccctcatgttgttcaaaacttgtaagaccttcattcatctttggaacacaaattaagatatttctgatgaaatccgagagctttcaaaccctgcatagacagcaacacaactaccacattcacggaaaagaagaaattgttgaattaagtcattatttttgttttctttgcacacaaatgtattctcatagcttcataacattatggctgagccactgatgtcacatggactatttaaataatgttcttactatctttctgggccttcaacgtggtagttgtgttgctgtttatgcagggtcagaaagctcccagatttcatcaaaaatatcttaatatcttaatTCTCACCCCTACTGACAAGGCAGTTGTTGAAGCTGGAACTTGAACTTACCTAAGCTAAACTACTATAAATCTCTCATGCACATATGAATCCTGTCAAGTTATTAAAATGTTTGCTTTCCTTCTTAGATCTGAGGAAAAAGGGGAGAAAGATCAAAAAGCTCTGGAGGAACAGCTGGCCCAAGCCAAGGCTGAGTTAGAGGAACTCAAAGAACAGATGCGTCTGGGGGTCTATTCGGTGGAGGAAGCAGAAGCGAAGCCTGAAGGGGTCTCTGAGTCCCCTGAGGAAGGGGCAAATCTGGAGAACCAGCAGCTGAGAGCGAGGGTGCaggagctggaggcggagctaGCTAGCAAAAAGACAGTTGGGGAGGGGCTTAGTGAAGGTGACAACGACACCATCCAACAGCTGAAAGAGAGAGTGACAGAACTTGAGGCAGCTCTGCAGGATAGAGAGAAAGGGAAAGAGGAGGAGAACGAGACAGTTGTGAGCCTTAAAAAGCAAGTGGAAGAGCTGGACAAAGCCCTGCAGCGAAGCAAGACGGCAGGGCACGGGGAGAACGAGGGAGCGCCGGTGAACGGGTTGCAGGCACAGGTGGAAGAACTTGAGCGGGCGTTAAAGGAGAGCGTCCCTCGTGGTCAGTTTGAGGAGGTTCAGGTCACTTTAGGGCTTCAGCTTAACCAGCTAGCTCGAGAACGAGCCGAAGTGGCTACCCGACTCAACCAGGCCTTGGTGGAGCTGGAAAGGCTCCGCCCCCCATCCCACATTGGCGAAGATGAGGACGACGAGGACCCGTCTGAGAGCTCAGAGGTTTCCATTGCATCTGGTGAGTGCACCTGTTGTCCCTCTGAGATTAAGCATTTGATTCTTGGCtttaaatataactccaattTTTGACCAATCAGAGCACTCCCTGCACCTGTCGCCGGGCGGACGGACCTTAGAGGCGATAAAGGAGGAGCTGGAAGTTGCAAGGCAAGAGGCAGCACAAGCTCTGGACACCCTGTGTGCCGAGAGAGAAAGCCGGGCTCAGGATGTACTGCAGCTGAGAGATGCAATACCACTGGTGAAACACCAGGAGACACTGTCCGCAATAGCCCAGCAGCTAGCTCAAACTGAAAAAGAGCTCCAAGCAGAGAGGGCACTGCGTGAGCAAGCTCAAACCGAGCTCGCCAGACTTGAATCCGAGCTGCAGACTGTGCAAAAAGACTCGGTTAGCAAGGAAGAACATGATAAAGTCAAGGTAAGGATGTTAAAAtgtccaatcctgttcctggagggccactgtcctgcaaagtCTAACTCTAACCCTaaataaacacacctgaaccagctaatcaataCCTTCAGGCTTACTAGACACTTCCAGGTGTGTTGGGACAAGCTGGAGTTAAGCTCTGCAAGACTTCGCCCTTCAAGAGTAGTTTTGGACATTCCTGGACTAAAATTTCTGTGCTTGATTCTTTCTCACTTCAGACAGAGCTAGAGCGCTCTCTAGAGGACAGTCGGCAGAGTGCAAGAGCAGCACAGGACGCTCTGAGTGAAAAAGAGACGGAGCTGAAAGAGCTGCGATCGCAGAAAGCTTTAGAACAGGGCCTAGTGTCCAAAGAAGACCATGAGGCCCAGAGACTGTCCCTAAAGGCTGAGATCAACACCCTGACGGCCCAGATGGCCGATCTAGCACGCAAGCACGAGAAGACCTGCACTGAGGTGTGTGTTGTCCGTGATGTGTTCAACTCCACCTATTTGCACATATCTTCAAAAGAAGCCAAGTTGTATTTTAAGTAAGTCTCCCTTTACAGGTGTTCCAGGTGCAGCGGGAGGCTTTATTTAATAAGAGCGAGCGTCAGGTGGCTGAATCCCAGCTGGAGACTGTTAAAAAGCAGCTGGCGGATCTTCAGGCCGAGTCCACCCACATCCAACAGCTCCACCAGGACATTCAAGACTCACAAGGGCTCATCAAGGAGAAAGACCGCAAGGTACTTCAACACTATACAAactgtagtatgtccgaattcacaGTATTGATTAAACAGTAGGCAATAAGTACCTGGATGTCCTCCAGTGAGATTCTGAAGTGCACCTTTAATGGACACTCtactatcccatgaggccatAGGAGAGGAGTTGTGAATAGATTGCAGCAGTCGGGTTCTGGAAGTaaaatcccattcattttctTCATAGAGGAAGTGATTTTTAACAACAACTTTTTAACCATAAACCTAAGACCTACTGTGAGCTATGAGGTTGTTAATCGAAGCTATATGCATTTGTTGAAGTCTTTGGTTCACATTATTTCAACTTTTTCAGTAGTGGAATTAGTGGTGAAAAACTATATTACCCATAATTCTGGAAAAAACTCCACCAATCAGAGAATCGCATCAAGTAATGTGTATTTAAATAACACTTTCACGCCTGTCCACTTTTTTACTGTCTTGCAGATCACAGAGTTGTCTAAAGAGGTTTTTCGTCTGAAGGAGGCTCTAGGGGCTTTGACTCCTCCGCTGGGACGTTCCCCATCGCCACCATCCTCAGGGATACCTGGACAACAGTTGGCACTGCAGAACCGTGTGACCACATTAACACAGCAACTCCAGGTGAACACATTGCTCCTCGCTTTATGAGCCTTGTTGACAAATACATGaaataaaggttctttgtagACATTCATGGTTTCATTGAGAACCTTTAAGATCTATGGAACatgaaaaaggttctttgtagtaGAATAAAGGTcttcagatttttaaaatgttcttcacatgaAGAAactaatggttcttttaagaactgttgaaggaaaggttctttggggaaccaaaaagttcttctttggcatcactgtgaagaccACCTCGCTTTATGAGCCTTATTGATAAACaatcacttaaaaataaaggttctttgtgggcATTGATGGTTGCATGAAGAACCTTTGAGATTCATGGAACATTGAAAATGTTCTTgatagacaaaaaaggttcttcatatttgtaaaatgttcttcacatgtAGAAgctaatggttcttttaagaactgctgaaggaaaggttctttggggaaccaaaaaaagttcttctgtggcattgctgtgaagaccACCTCGCTTTATGAGCCTTATTGATAAATACACACTCAAAGGTGATTTGTGGGCATTGATGGTTCCGTGAAGAACCTTTAAGATTCATGGAACGTGGAAAAGATTCTTGATAGtggaaaaggttcttcagatttttaaaatgttcttcacatgaAGAAgctaatggttcttttaagaactgttgaaggaaaggttctttggggaaccaaaaagttcttctgtggcatcgttgTGAAGACCTGCTCGCTTTATGAGCCTTATTGATAAATACACACTTAcggcgtgttcacacttggcgtcttttttgacaagaaaaagttgacaagggcgtttttttagttacaaaaaaatctggaCGCGTTGCAGCAGAGGGCATCTTTTTGCAACAGTAGCTTATGTGTGGAGCACAAATGTCGATAAAAAaggaagctggctcttttctttttttgacatttttgccttttatttgataggacagtatttagacagaaagcgaagtgggagagagagagagcgggggacggatcgggaaaggtctgcaAGCCTGGACTCGAAAAAGGGACGCCCGAAGCGCAATGGCGCCACTGTACATGTCGatgtgcggctcaagaagctaTCGGTGCTGCACGCCGGTTTTTGAAGTTAACAGGGAGGCAaatccggttcacaacaataaaattaaagtctatataacggcacctttcccattttttctcgttgttatggaaacgaaagGTCTAGCtcaagggtcaccaaacttgatcctggagggccggtgtcctgcagagttaagctccaacttgcctcaacacagctgcctggaagtttcaagtatacctattaagaccttgattagctggttcaggtgtgtttgattagggttggagctaaactctgtagggacaccggccctccaggaccgagtgtggtgacccctggtcTAGCTACTcacttgtcattggtcagctgtcaaaaaagcgcttgacgtagggcgttggACAAAGCTTCTTCATATttgtaaaatgttcttcacataaAGAAatgaatggttcttttaagaactgttgaaggaaaggttctttggggaaccaaaaaagtCTTCTGTGGCATCGCAGTGAATACCTCCTCACTTTATGAGCCTTATTGGTaaatacacacttaaaaataaaggttctttgtgggtattgatggttccatgaagaaacaTTAAGATCCATGGAAGATAGAAAAGGTTCTTGATAGTGGAAATAAGGctcttcagattttttaaatgttcttcacatGAAGAAACTAATGGTTTTTTTAAGAACTGGTGAaggaaaggttctttggggaacgaAAAAaagttcttctgtggcatcactgtgaagaccTCCTTGCTTTATGAGTCTAATTGATaaatacacacttaaaaataaaggtgatttgtGGGCATTggtggttccaaaaagaacctttaagATCCATGGAACATGGAGAAGGTTCTTAATAgtgaaaaaaaggttcttcatatttttaaaatgttcttcacatgaAGAAActaatggttctttgaagaactgtTGAAGGAaagattctttggggaaccaaaaaaagtcttctgtggcatcactgtgaagaccTCCTTGCTTTATTAGCCTTATTAATAAatgcacacttaaaaataaaggttctttgtgggcATTGATGATTCCATGCAGAACCTTCAAGATCCATGGAAGATAGAAAAGGTTCTtgatagtggaaaaaggttctttagaattttaaaagttcttcaaatgaagaaaataatggttcttttaagaactgttgaaggaaaggttctttgggggacCAAAAaagttcttctgtggcatcgctgtgaagaccACCTCGCTTTATGAgccttattaataaatatatacttaaaaataaagattatttGTGGGCATTGATGATTCCATGAAAAACCTGTTGAaggaaaggttctttggggaaccaaaaaaaaaaagtcttctgTGGCATCGCAGTGAAGACCTCCCCGCTAAATGCTTCCCTAAAGACATTTTTTTCTAATAACCTTAAAAACACTTTTCCCACCAtagagaaccttttgtggaatggaaagattCCAGGGATGAAGATTCTTCACGGAGCGATCAATATCAATAaagaaccattatttttaagagtgcgcATGTTTGAATGAGTAACACACATCTAAAGTCTTTCGTCTTGTGCTTAGGACTGGGAGCGCAAACACAAGGCTGTTGTTTCAGTATATCGTTCTCATCTATTAGCTGCTGTACAGGTAAGACCCATAAACCCAAACTTACATCTACAGGAACGTCTTATATTACACTTATCCGACTGTTTTTGACTTAACAGGGCCGGATGGATGAAGAAGTTCAGGCGCTTTTGCTTCAAATCCTCCGCATGTCACAGAAAGGTCAAAATTAGTGCTTTGCAACTGACAGCAATACAAAGCATACAAGTGACTGCTATGCGTATCACCGCTGTGCACCGCCGACAAGAGGCATTGAAACTGTGAATGAGAAGATATAGTTTTCGAACACGTCAGAGATGATTCTATTTCCTGTATGTGACGATTTATGAGGGACATCACAGATACTTTTATACCACGTTTCAATAAACACTCAGAAATGCTGCTGGCGTGCTTTTCTTTGAAACTCTGTGGTTGACACTTTCTTTTGCAGGCCTCTCTCAGTACTGCGTGGCAAAAGGTACTTTGTGGTAAGAAGTACGTTATGATGAATTTCCGTGGGGTTAAGAAGATGTGTAGCACACCACAGGTAATCTGTCTATTTCAAACTCGACTGGTATTCATGTCTCGCACCTTCACATGTTCTCACCACAAACAGCTGAGAACATCTGCTAGGACAGGTTTCCTTTCCTTTATATTTCACGTGAAAATTTTAATTTGTTATAACAATTGAACCTGTATTGTTCATTCTtctgttaaaaaaacaaaacaaaacaaaagtagaTGCCTGgcagaatgtccaagctgctgTTTTCATACAGTGAAGGTGGATGGTGATATACTTCTACcataaaaaacatacttttattcagcaaggatgcaattaattatggaagcccattttaaaaaggaaattgcgactttttatctcacaattctgactttttttctcacaattgtgagatataaaatcagaattgagagttataaagtcagaattgtgagatataaactcaa from Garra rufa unplaced genomic scaffold, GarRuf1.0 hap1_unplaced_496, whole genome shotgun sequence encodes:
- the LOC141317216 gene encoding uveal autoantigen with coiled-coil domains and ankyrin repeats protein-like, whose product is MLEMFEKDDTDMQSSGPDFVPTAQYESLRREFEELQEKYSRAQASTEASSIAEDPGSEEKGEKDQKALEEQLAQAKAELEELKEQMRLGVYSVEEAEAKPEGVSESPEEGANLENQQLRARVQELEAELASKKTVGEGLSEGDNDTIQQLKERVTELEAALQDREKGKEEENETVVSLKKQVEELDKALQRSKTAGHGENEGAPVNGLQAQVEELERALKESVPRGQFEEVQVTLGLQLNQLARERAEVATRLNQALVELERLRPPSHIGEDEDDEDPSESSEVSIASEHSLHLSPGGRTLEAIKEELEVARQEAAQALDTLCAERESRAQDVLQLRDAIPLVKHQETLSAIAQQLAQTEKELQAERALREQAQTELARLESELQTVQKDSVSKEEHDKVKTELERSLEDSRQSARAAQDALSEKETELKELRSQKALEQGLVSKEDHEAQRLSLKAEINTLTAQMADLARKHEKTCTEVFQVQREALFNKSERQVAESQLETVKKQLADLQAESTHIQQLHQDIQDSQGLIKEKDRKITELSKEVFRLKEALGALTPPLGRSPSPPSSGIPGQQLALQNRVTTLTQQLQDWERKHKAVVSVYRSHLLAAVQGRMDEEVQALLLQILRMSQKGQN